From the genome of Kwoniella bestiolae CBS 10118 chromosome 5, complete sequence, one region includes:
- a CDS encoding 40S ribosomal protein uS15 — protein sequence MHSSGKGMSASALPYRRSQPSWSKATPEEVSDQIFKLARRGLSPSQIGVVLRDSHGIPQVKNVTGNKILRILKTNGLAPSIPEDMYHLIKKAVSVRKHLERNRADKDGKFRMILIESRIHRLARYYIKTQQLPATFKYEAATASTLVA from the exons ATGCACTCCTCCGGAAAGGGTATGTCCGCCTCTGCCCTCCCTTACAGAAGATCTCAACCATCTTGGTCCAAGGCCACCCCCGAGGAAGTCTCCGACCAAATCTTCAAGCTTGCTCGAAGAGGTCTCTCCCCATCTCAAATCGGTGTTGTCCTTAGAGACTCTCACGGTATCCCCCAAGTTAAGAATGTTACCGGTAACAAGATCTTGAGAATCCTCAAGACCAacg gTCTCGCCCCTTCCATCCCCGAGGACATgtaccacctcatcaagaAGGCCGTCTCCGTCCGAAAGCACCTCGAGAGAAACAGAGCCGACAAGGATGGTAAATT CCGAATGATTCTCATCGAATCCAGAATCCACAGACTTGCTCGATACTACATTAAGACTCAACAACTCCCTGCCACCTTCAAATACGAGGCCGCTACCGCTTCTACCCTTGTCGCTTAA